The proteins below come from a single Narcine bancroftii isolate sNarBan1 unplaced genomic scaffold, sNarBan1.hap1 Scaffold_742, whole genome shotgun sequence genomic window:
- the LOC138751132 gene encoding uncharacterized protein, with amino-acid sequence MGRSRGSFTLCLTLGVCDGTVRREFHFVTDLFYFNARLWSDSDYDPVLRKRSGSSPIRKITTLFNESSKSNAGSLPWGQRLLPVWTLTQDESKPAPKVVLHERRNTLDSLQTTHSPAASHQAVCKVDRQFSEKPVSEVNKEVIKNMDSVFRELLQHKRAKSTSDTSAEAGARLPARWGSRDVTEKPAVKQGPPSRSGVKARAAALFKPGGGAATEGTAK; translated from the exons atgggacggagcagagggagcttcactctgtgtctgactctgggagtgtgtgatgggacggtgcggagggagtttcactttgTGACTGACCTGTTCTATTTTAACGCAAGGCTGTGGAGTGATTCTGACTACGACCCCGTGCTGAGGAAGAGGAGTGGAAGCAGTCCAATCCGGAAGATCACAACGCTTTTCAACGAGAGCTCGAAGTCAAATGCGGGCAGTCTGCCATGGGGACAGAGATTGTTGCCTGTGTGGACTCTGACACAGGATGAGAG CAAGCCTGCCCCAAAGGTTGTCTTACATGAGCGGAGGAACACACTGGACTCACTGCAAACTACCCACAGCCCTGCCGCCTCTCACCAGGCTGTTTGCAAGGTGGATCGCCAGTTCTCTGAGAAACCTGTCTCCGAAGTCAACAAG GAGGTGATCAAGAACATGGATTCCGTGTTCCGTGAACTCCTGCAACATAAGCGAGCCAAGTCGACCTCAGACACGTCCGCAGAGGCCGGAGCCCGCCTGCCTGCGCGGTGGGGCAGCCGCGATGTGACCGAGAAGCCCGCCGTCAAGCAGGGCCCCCCCTCCAGGTCCGGCGTCAAGGCCCGGGCAGCTGCCCTCTTCAAGCCCGGTGGCGGGGCTGCTACCGAAGGCACGGCCAAG TGA